A DNA window from Porites lutea chromosome 6, jaPorLute2.1, whole genome shotgun sequence contains the following coding sequences:
- the LOC140940503 gene encoding uncharacterized protein → MKFGCPASIRLPEVIKYCNYKIRDDTERLRRDMSKKLKTDITSRQKPQVERRIYIQLPKEDEHKDHITGEIGGILQPIDKRLVDKIGELVGEGVKTVDEMKRHLRQFLKTELFPGQSPPASTNRRYYPTDVDIRNHMYQASVKKILSKSDQENLEKKIENWCQENPQDSFYFRPCALSASSTASESMNNEETDQNCVRDDLLFAHQTAWQKQLMIHYGNEITLLDATYKTMRYELPLFFLVVKTNVNYIVVGSFIIQRKTTASIQEALGIFHDWNASWKPQFFMTDFFQKLSLGAPD, encoded by the exons ATGAAGTTTGGCTGCCCTGCAAGTATTCGTTTACCAGAAGTCATAAAGTATTGCAATTACAAG ATCAGGGATGACACAGAAAGACTAAGAAGGGACATGTCCAAAAAGCTGAAGACTGATATAACCAGCAGACAGAAACCCCAAGTGGAACGCAGAATTTATATCCAATTACCAAAGGAGGATGAACACAAAGATCACATCACTGGAGAG ATTGGTGGCATTCTGCAGCCCATCGACAAACGGCTTGTGGACAAGATTGGAGAGCTTGTTGGCGAAGGTGTGAAAACTGTGGACGAAATGAAAAGACATCTTAGGCAATTCCTAAAAACTGAACTATTTCCAGGGCAATCTCCACCAGCATCAACAAACAGGCGCTATTATCCAACAGATGTGGACATCAGGAACCACATGTATCAGGCAtcagtaaaaaaaatcctgtCCAAATCTGATCAGGaaaaccttgaaaagaaaattgaaaattggtGTCAGGAGAACCCACAAGACTCTTTCTATTTTAGACCCTGTGCCCTATCAGCCTCATCAACAGCTTCTGAAAGCATGAACAATGAGGAAACAGATCAAAATTGTGTGCGAGATGATCTTTTGTTTGCTCATCAAACAGCCTGGCAAAAGCAACTCATGATCCATTACGGAAATGAGATCACCCTGCTTGATGCAACCTACAAGACAATGAGATATGAGCTCCCTCTATTTTTCCTAGTGGTAAAGACAAATGTAAATTACATAGTTGTGGGGTCTTTCATAATTCAACGGAAAACTACAGCCTCCATACAGGAAGCACTAGGAATCTTCCATGATTGGAATGCCAGCTGGAAGCCCCAATTTTTCATGAcagattttttccaaaaattgtcgttgggtgcccctgactaa